From a region of the Helianthus annuus cultivar XRQ/B chromosome 5, HanXRQr2.0-SUNRISE, whole genome shotgun sequence genome:
- the LOC118492200 gene encoding uncharacterized protein LOC118492200: protein MSRMVPYLVTPEPKRIARFIGGLAPEIKGNVRASSPTTYRSVVDLSVSLTLDAIRNKSVKTSDEGKRKREDESSRRFDKKKKGNSEHKKSSRFKKDSQQSGEKPKCKTCKKHHFGKCRLDSQSQPKACGICKSKDHKTLECKNMKNATCYGCNEKGHIRTNCPKNPKKPEDAKKTNARVFQMNAQEAVQNDNVITDKSFVDNKFCKLLNLPVKTLDIKYEVELEDGFDIVIGMDWLSLNQAQIACDKKQVVIKTRYGESLTIQGDTQYGLPDQVAMLKASKCLKKGCVIYMAQVTTDEPKPKIEDIPVISDYSDVFPKELPGLPPDRQVEFRIDIIPGVAPVARAPYRLAPTEMKELRAQLDDLLEKGFIQPSSSPWGDLYKVIMAAFF from the exons ATGTCCCGAATGGTTCCCTATTTAGTTACCCCTGAACCTAAGCGCATAGCACGCTTCATTGGAGGCCTGGCCCCGGAAATAAAAGGAAACGTTAGAGCTTCCAGTCCTACCACTTATAGGTCCGTGGTGGATTTGTCCGTATCCCTCACTCTTGATGCAATAAGGAATAAATCTGTTAAGACTTCTGATGAGGGAAAGAGGAAAAGGGAAGATGAGAGCTCACGTCGCTTCGACAAGAAGAAGAAGGGTAACTCTGAGCATAAGAAGAGTTCTAGGTTTAAGAAGGACTCCCAGCAGTCAGGTGAGAAGCCTAAGTGTAAAACCTGCAAgaaacaccattttgggaaatgcagACTTGACTCGCAGTCGCAGCCTAAagcttgtgggatctgcaagtcaaAGGATCATAAAACTCTGGAATGCAAGAACATGAAAaatgcaacctgttatggttgcaatgagaaggggcacataagGACCAACTGCCCGAAAAACCCAAAGAAGCCTGAAGATGCCAAGAAGACAAATGCTCGAGTTTTCCAGATGAATGCTCAGGAGGCAGTGCAGAATGATAATGTTATAACAG ataagtcctttgtagacaaTAAATTTTGTAAACTATTAAATCTTCCTGTTAAaactctagacataaaatatgaggtagaattgGAAGATG GATTCGATATAgttataggcatggattggttatctcttAACCAAGCTCAAATTGCATGTGATAAGAAGCAAGTTGTTATTAAAACTCGTTATGGTGAATCACTTACAATTCAAGGAGATAcacagtatggattgcctgaccAAGTAGCTATGCTTAAGGCATctaagtgtttgaagaaaggttgtgtcatttacatggcacaggtgaccaCAGATGAGCCAAAGCCCAagatcgaagatatccctgttatttcTGATTACTCAGACGTTTTTCCTAAAGagctacctggtttacctccCGACAGACAAGTGGAATTTAGGATTGACATTATACCTGGGGTAGCACCAGTCGCCCGAGCTCCTTATCGGTTGGCACCGACTGAAATGAAAGAATTAAGGGCCCAGTTGGATGATTTATTGGAGAAGGGTTTTATTCAACCTAGCTCGTCCCCTTGGG GTGATTTGTATAAGGTTATCATGGCTGCGTTTTTCTGA
- the LOC110943843 gene encoding uncharacterized protein LOC110943843 — protein sequence MPKYSKFIRDFLNHKRKIETLQLVNLSEECSAVLLNKLPQKKIDPGSFTIPCSIRGSPVRNALADLRASINLMPASMFDRIGLGKTSPTKVSIQVADRSIKYPQGVTDNLLVKVGDFIFPVDFVILDMEEDTEVPLILGRPFLATAHAMVDMSDGKLTLRVG from the coding sequence ATGccaaaatattcaaaatttataagAGACTTCCTCAATCACAAAAGGAAGATTGAAACATTGCAATTGGTCAACTTAAGTGAAGAATGCTCCGCCgtactactcaacaaactcccacaaaagaaaaTCGACCCCGGAAGCTTCACCATCCCTTGTTCCATTAGGGGATCACCTGtacgtaatgcactagccgaccttagGGCTAGCATCAatctcatgcccgcatcaatgtttgaCCGAATCGGATTAGGTAAGACGAGCCCCacaaaggtgagcatacaagtcgCCGATAGGTCTATCAAATACCCGCAAGGTGTCACCGACAATTTATTGGTAAAAGTCGGAGACTTTATTTTCCCGgtcgactttgtcatactcgacatggaggaagacaccgaagTACCACTCATTCTAGGAAGACCATTCCTTGCCACCGCTCACGCAATGGTGGATATGAGTGATGGGAAGTTAACATTGAGGGTCGGATGA
- the LOC110943842 gene encoding extensin-2-like — protein MEMDDDPDLEMPPSGTPTHPIEISSGFSFHGSLYRGPDIWAERWSTYKWEFTPPHHNSPPHQQAPSEDPHFQAVMPPPPPAPEQPPPLEPSRRRRSAQMSVRGGFHFSTPQHSSNYPPLYEDPKMGGPSNVISEVDSAPVTPAPPMGYENPIPSYPDAAGYNLFEQQAYSGYNYNNAPVVDPYVEAANFNALYSSPFPPAYPTGYPAYGYQYPPPPQPQQQQPPQPPLRCDLLKGLANLIKGKRKKDY, from the coding sequence ATGGAGATGGACGATGATCCAGATCTAGAGATGCCACCATCTGGGACGCCCACGCATCCCATCGAGATTTCAAGCGGATTTTCTTTTCATGGTTCGCTATACCGAGGCCCTGATATCTGGGCCGAAAGGTGGAGTACATATAAGTGGGAGTTTACTCCCCCTCACCACAACTCACCTCCACATCAGCAGGCCCCCTCAGAGGACCCACATTTTCAGGCGGTcatgccaccgccaccaccagcaCCAGAGCAGCCACCGCCTCTAGAACCATCGAGGCGAAGAAGAAGTGCACAGATGTCCGTCCGTGGGggttttcatttcagcaccccccAACACTCCAGCAACTACCCTCCGCTCTATGAAGACCCGAaaatgggtgggccttcaaaTGTCATTTCTGAAGTCGACTCTGCACCAGTCACACCTGCACCACCCATGGGTTATGAAAACCCAATTCCATCTTACCCAGATGCAGCTGGGTACAACCTGTTTGAGCAGCAAGCTTATTCGGGTTATAACTACAACAATGCACCAGTCGTCGACCCATACGTCGAGGCAGCAAACTTCAATGCTCTCTACTCTTCGCCCTTTCCACCTGCGTACCCAACTGGGTACCCTGCATATGGGTATCAATACCCACCACCTCCAcaacctcagcagcagcagccgccgcagccacCACTTCGCTGCGATCTTCTTAAGGGTTTGGCAAACCTCATTAAGGGGAAAAGGAAGAAGGATTATTAG